In Rhodococcus sp. OK302, one genomic interval encodes:
- the rplW gene encoding 50S ribosomal protein L23 has protein sequence MTTIADPRDILLAPVISEKSYGLIEEGTYTFLVHPDSNKTQIKIAVEKVFGVTVTSVNTANRQGKRKRTKFGYGKRKNTKRALVTLAADSKPIEIFGGPVA, from the coding sequence GTGACGACCATCGCTGACCCCCGCGACATCCTGCTGGCACCGGTCATCTCCGAGAAGTCCTACGGACTTATCGAGGAAGGCACCTACACCTTCCTGGTGCACCCGGACTCGAACAAGACGCAGATCAAGATTGCCGTCGAAAAGGTCTTCGGTGTCACTGTGACCAGCGTCAACACCGCCAACCGTCAGGGCAAGCGCAAGCGGACGAAGTTCGGTTACGGAAAGCGCAAGAACACCAAGCGCGCTCTCGTGACCCTCGCCGCCGACAGCAAGCCCATCGAGATCTTCGGAGGACCGGTCGCGTAA
- the rpsH gene encoding 30S ribosomal protein S8, with the protein MTMTDPIADFLTRLRNANTAYHDEVKLPHSKIKANIAEILKREGYISDFRTEDATVGKTLIVDLKYGPSRERSLAGVRRVSKPGLRVYAKSTNLPKVLGGLGVAIISTSTGLLTDRQAANQGVGGEVLAYVW; encoded by the coding sequence ATGACCATGACTGACCCCATCGCAGACTTTTTGACGCGTCTGCGCAACGCCAATACGGCGTACCACGATGAGGTGAAGCTTCCCCACTCGAAGATCAAGGCGAACATTGCCGAGATCCTCAAGCGCGAGGGCTACATCTCCGACTTCCGTACCGAAGACGCAACTGTGGGCAAGACCCTCATTGTCGATCTGAAGTACGGCCCGAGCCGTGAGCGCAGCCTTGCCGGCGTGCGACGCGTCTCCAAGCCCGGTCTCCGGGTTTACGCGAAGTCCACCAACCTGCCCAAGGTTCTGGGCGGCCTAGGCGTGGCGATCATCTCCACGTCCACCGGCCTGCTCACCGATCGCCAGGCGGCCAATCAAGGAGTAGGCGGGGAAGTCCTCGCCTACGTCTGGTAA
- the rplP gene encoding 50S ribosomal protein L16: protein MLIPRRVKHRKQHHPSRSGAAKGGTKVTFGEWGIQALEPAYITNRQIESARIAMTRHIKRGGKIWINIFPDRPLTKKPAETRMGSGKGSPEWWIANVKPGRVLFEMTYPNEEIAREALLRAMHKLPCKCRIVSREEQF from the coding sequence ATGTTGATCCCAAGGCGGGTCAAGCACCGCAAGCAGCACCACCCGAGCCGTTCGGGTGCGGCCAAGGGCGGCACCAAGGTCACCTTCGGCGAGTGGGGTATCCAGGCTCTCGAGCCTGCATACATCACCAACCGTCAGATCGAGTCCGCTCGTATCGCAATGACCCGGCACATCAAGCGTGGTGGCAAGATCTGGATCAATATTTTCCCGGATCGCCCGCTCACGAAGAAGCCGGCCGAAACCCGCATGGGTTCCGGTAAGGGTTCGCCCGAGTGGTGGATTGCCAACGTCAAGCCCGGACGCGTGCTGTTCGAGATGACATACCCCAACGAGGAGATTGCACGCGAGGCTCTGCTTCGCGCGATGCACAAGCTCCCGTGCAAGTGCCGGATCGTGTCCAGAGAGGAGCAGTTCTGA
- the rpsC gene encoding 30S ribosomal protein S3, with the protein MGQKINPHGFRLGITTDWKSRWYADKQYAEYVKEDVAIRKLLATGMERAGIAKVEIERTRDRVRVDIHTARPGIVIGRRGAEADRIRSELEKMTGKQVQLNILEVKNADAEAQLVAQGVAEQLSNRVAFRRAMRKAIQSAMRQPNVKGIRVQCSGRLGGAEMSRSEFYREGRVPLHTLRADIDYGLYEAKTTFGRIGVKVWIYKGDIVGGKRELAANTAAPAGDRPRRERPSRPRRSGATGTTATSTEAGRAATATADAPATEQNQEG; encoded by the coding sequence GTGGGCCAGAAAATCAACCCGCACGGCTTCCGCCTCGGCATCACCACCGACTGGAAGTCTCGCTGGTACGCAGATAAGCAGTACGCGGAATACGTCAAGGAAGACGTTGCAATCCGCAAGCTCCTCGCCACCGGCATGGAGCGCGCGGGTATCGCAAAGGTCGAGATCGAGCGCACCCGTGACCGTGTTCGCGTGGACATCCACACGGCACGTCCCGGAATCGTCATCGGCCGCCGCGGCGCCGAAGCCGATCGCATTCGTTCCGAGCTCGAAAAGATGACCGGCAAGCAGGTTCAGCTGAACATCCTCGAGGTCAAGAACGCAGATGCCGAAGCGCAGCTCGTCGCACAGGGTGTGGCCGAGCAGCTCTCGAACCGCGTTGCTTTCCGTCGTGCAATGCGCAAGGCCATTCAGTCGGCCATGCGTCAGCCGAACGTCAAGGGAATCCGCGTTCAGTGCTCCGGACGTCTCGGCGGCGCCGAGATGTCCCGGTCGGAGTTCTACCGCGAAGGCCGTGTGCCGCTGCACACGCTTCGTGCGGACATCGACTACGGCCTCTACGAGGCCAAGACGACCTTCGGTCGCATTGGCGTCAAGGTTTGGATCTACAAGGGCGACATCGTCGGTGGCAAGCGTGAGCTCGCCGCCAACACGGCCGCACCGGCCGGGGATCGCCCGCGTCGTGAGCGTCCGAGCCGTCCCCGTCGTTCCGGTGCCACCGGCACCACTGCGACGAGCACCGAGGCCGGTCGCGCAGCGACCGCAACCGCCGATGCTCCCGCAACTGAACAGAATCAGGAGGGCTGA
- the secY gene encoding preprotein translocase subunit SecY, producing MLSAFVSALRTPDLRRKILFTLGLVALYRVGAVLPSPGVDYARVQTCIDIANSGDSAGIYSLINLFSGGALLQLSVFAIGIMPYITASIIVQLLTVVIPKFEELRKEGQSGQAKMTQYTRYLSIALAVLQSTGIVALAARGQLLQGCDDIIADKSIFGLIIIVLVMTAGAALVMWFGEIITERGVGNGMSLLIFAGIASRIPGEGSSILSSRGGLVFALVCFAALLIIAGVVFVEQGQRRIPVQYAKRMVGRKMYGGSSTYLPLKVNQAGVIPVIFASSLLYLPNLIAQLTSASTAVDPSWWQRIINTYLVNPANPVYILIYFGLIVFFTYFYVAITFNPEERADEMKKFGGFIPGIRPGQPTADYLNYVLSRITLPGAIYLGTIAVLPNLFLDMGSGGGAQNLPFGGTAVLIMVSVGLDTVKQIESQLMQRNYEGFLK from the coding sequence TTGCTTTCCGCCTTCGTTTCGGCCCTCAGGACCCCCGACCTGAGGCGGAAGATCCTTTTCACCCTCGGCCTCGTTGCCCTGTATCGGGTCGGCGCAGTTCTGCCATCACCTGGTGTGGACTACGCCCGTGTGCAAACCTGCATCGACATCGCCAATTCAGGTGATTCAGCGGGTATCTACTCGCTGATCAACCTGTTCTCCGGTGGCGCGCTACTGCAGCTATCGGTATTTGCCATCGGCATCATGCCGTACATCACGGCGAGCATCATCGTGCAGTTGCTGACCGTGGTCATTCCCAAGTTCGAGGAACTCCGCAAGGAGGGTCAGTCCGGCCAGGCCAAGATGACGCAGTACACGCGTTATCTGTCCATCGCCTTGGCAGTGCTCCAGTCGACGGGCATCGTTGCGCTCGCAGCTAGGGGCCAGCTACTCCAGGGTTGCGATGACATCATCGCGGACAAGTCTATTTTCGGTCTGATCATCATTGTGCTGGTCATGACTGCCGGTGCAGCCCTCGTCATGTGGTTCGGTGAAATCATCACCGAACGCGGCGTCGGCAACGGCATGTCGCTCCTGATCTTCGCCGGTATCGCTTCGCGAATTCCGGGTGAGGGTAGTTCCATCCTCAGCAGTCGTGGCGGTCTCGTATTCGCCTTGGTCTGCTTCGCGGCACTCCTGATCATTGCCGGCGTCGTCTTCGTCGAGCAGGGTCAGCGTCGTATCCCGGTGCAGTACGCAAAGCGCATGGTCGGCCGTAAGATGTATGGCGGGTCTTCGACCTACCTGCCTCTCAAGGTCAACCAGGCCGGCGTCATCCCCGTGATCTTCGCGTCGTCGCTGCTGTATCTGCCGAACCTGATCGCGCAGCTGACCTCGGCGAGCACGGCCGTCGATCCCAGCTGGTGGCAGCGGATTATCAACACCTACCTGGTCAACCCGGCAAACCCGGTGTACATCCTGATCTACTTCGGGTTGATCGTGTTCTTCACCTACTTCTACGTCGCCATCACCTTCAATCCTGAAGAGCGTGCCGACGAGATGAAGAAGTTCGGCGGATTTATTCCAGGTATTCGTCCGGGTCAGCCGACTGCGGACTACCTCAACTACGTGCTGAGTCGCATCACCCTGCCAGGTGCGATTTACCTTGGCACCATTGCTGTTCTGCCCAACCTGTTCCTCGATATGGGGAGTGGTGGTGGCGCGCAGAACCTGCCGTTCGGTGGCACCGCGGTGCTGATTATGGTCAGCGTCGGCCTCGACACGGTCAAGCAGATCGAGAGTCAGCTAATGCAGCGTAACTATGAAGGGTTCCTCAAGTGA
- the rpsS gene encoding 30S ribosomal protein S19: MPRSLKKGPFVDDHLLAKVDVQNEKGTKQVIKTWSRRSTIIPDFIGHTFAVHDGRKHVPVFVSDSMVGHKLGEFAPTRTFKGHIKDDRKAKRR; this comes from the coding sequence ATGCCACGCAGCCTTAAGAAGGGCCCGTTCGTCGATGACCACCTCCTCGCGAAGGTGGATGTACAGAACGAAAAGGGAACCAAGCAGGTCATCAAGACCTGGTCCCGTCGTTCGACAATCATCCCGGACTTCATCGGCCACACGTTTGCGGTTCATGACGGCCGTAAGCATGTCCCCGTGTTCGTTTCCGACTCCATGGTCGGACACAAGCTCGGAGAGTTTGCACCGACCCGTACGTTCAAGGGTCACATCAAGGATGATCGGAAGGCGAAGAGGCGATGA
- the rpmD gene encoding 50S ribosomal protein L30: MADLKVTQIKSIIGTKQNQKDSLRTLGLKGIRQTVVREDNAQNRGLINVVRHLVTVEEV; encoded by the coding sequence ATGGCAGATCTCAAGGTCACTCAGATCAAGAGCATCATCGGGACCAAGCAGAACCAGAAGGATTCTCTGCGCACGCTCGGTCTCAAAGGCATCCGTCAGACCGTTGTTCGTGAGGACAACGCACAGAACCGCGGTCTGATCAACGTGGTGCGCCACCTCGTAACAGTTGAGGAGGTCTAA
- the rpmC gene encoding 50S ribosomal protein L29 produces the protein MATGTPAAELRELSEDELVTRLREAKEELFNLRFQMATGQMDNNRRLRTVRHEIARVYTVLRERELGLATGPDAGDAA, from the coding sequence ATGGCTACTGGAACCCCAGCAGCAGAGCTCCGCGAGCTCAGTGAAGACGAGCTGGTCACCCGGCTCCGTGAGGCGAAGGAAGAGCTTTTCAACCTTCGTTTCCAGATGGCTACCGGCCAGATGGACAACAACCGACGACTGCGCACCGTTCGTCACGAGATTGCGCGCGTCTACACCGTCCTGCGTGAGCGTGAGCTCGGACTCGCCACGGGTCCGGATGCAGGTGACGCGGCATGA
- the rplE gene encoding 50S ribosomal protein L5 — MTSTENKALPRLKARYRAEIKDALNSEFQYANVMQIPGVVKVVVNMGVGDAARDAKLINGAVHDLSLITGQKPEIRKARKSIAQFKLREGMPIGARVTLRGDRMWEFLDRLVSAALPRIRDFRGLSGNQFDGNGNYTFGLNEQSMFHEIDVDKIDRPRGMDITVVTTATNNEEGRALLKHLGFPFKEN; from the coding sequence ATGACCTCCACCGAAAACAAGGCCCTGCCGCGTCTCAAGGCACGCTACCGGGCTGAGATCAAGGACGCGCTTAACAGCGAGTTCCAGTACGCCAACGTCATGCAGATCCCCGGTGTCGTCAAGGTTGTCGTCAACATGGGCGTCGGCGACGCTGCCCGTGACGCCAAGCTGATCAACGGCGCTGTCCACGACCTGTCGCTGATCACAGGCCAGAAGCCTGAGATCCGTAAGGCTCGTAAGTCCATCGCGCAGTTCAAGCTCCGCGAAGGCATGCCGATCGGCGCTCGCGTCACCCTCCGTGGCGACCGCATGTGGGAGTTCCTGGACCGCCTCGTGTCCGCGGCGCTGCCCCGTATCCGCGACTTCCGCGGCCTGTCGGGCAACCAGTTCGACGGCAACGGCAACTACACGTTCGGCCTCAACGAGCAGTCGATGTTCCACGAGATCGACGTGGACAAGATCGATCGCCCCCGTGGCATGGACATCACCGTAGTGACCACCGCAACCAACAACGAGGAAGGCCGTGCACTGCTCAAGCACCTCGGCTTCCCGTTCAAGGAGAACTGA
- a CDS encoding type Z 30S ribosomal protein S14, which produces MAKKALVNKANKKPKFAVRAYTRCQRCGRPHAVFRKFGLCRICLREMAHAGELPGVRKSSW; this is translated from the coding sequence ATGGCTAAGAAGGCATTGGTCAACAAGGCCAACAAGAAGCCGAAGTTCGCGGTTCGCGCTTACACTCGCTGCCAGCGTTGCGGTCGCCCGCACGCTGTGTTCCGCAAGTTCGGCCTGTGCCGTATCTGCTTGCGCGAGATGGCGCACGCAGGCGAGCTGCCCGGAGTTCGCAAGAGCTCCTGGTGA
- the rplB gene encoding 50S ribosomal protein L2, which produces MAIRKYKPTTPGRRGSSVSDFAEITRSTPEKSLVRPLHGRGGRNAHGRITTRHKGGGHKRAYRLIDFRRNDKDGIPAKVAHIEYDPNRTANIALLHYADGEKRYIIAPKGLVQGSPIESGAGADIKPGNNLPLRNIPTGTTIHGVELRPGGGAKMARSAGASIQLLGKEGAYATLRMPSGEIRRVDVRCRASVGEVGNAEQSNINWGKAGRMRWKGKRPTVRGVVMNPVDHPHGGGEGKTSGGRHPVSPWGKPEGRTRKNKASDKMIVRRRRTGKNKR; this is translated from the coding sequence ATGGCAATCCGTAAGTACAAGCCGACAACACCGGGCCGTCGTGGCTCGAGCGTTTCGGACTTCGCCGAGATCACTCGGTCGACCCCCGAGAAGTCGCTGGTTCGCCCGCTGCACGGTCGTGGTGGACGTAACGCACACGGTCGTATCACCACCCGTCACAAGGGTGGCGGACACAAGCGTGCCTACCGACTGATCGATTTCCGTCGCAACGACAAGGACGGAATCCCGGCCAAGGTCGCTCACATCGAGTACGACCCCAACCGCACAGCAAACATCGCACTCCTGCATTACGCAGACGGTGAGAAGCGCTACATCATCGCCCCTAAGGGCCTGGTGCAGGGTTCACCGATCGAGTCCGGTGCAGGCGCCGACATCAAGCCGGGCAACAACCTGCCGCTGCGCAACATCCCGACAGGTACCACCATCCACGGTGTGGAACTGCGTCCCGGCGGCGGTGCCAAGATGGCCCGTTCCGCAGGTGCCAGCATCCAGCTGCTGGGCAAGGAAGGCGCCTACGCCACGCTGCGTATGCCTTCCGGTGAAATCCGCCGCGTCGACGTGCGCTGCCGCGCATCCGTCGGCGAGGTCGGCAATGCCGAGCAGTCGAACATCAACTGGGGCAAGGCCGGCCGTATGCGTTGGAAGGGCAAGCGCCCGACCGTTCGTGGTGTCGTGATGAACCCGGTCGACCACCCGCATGGTGGCGGCGAGGGCAAGACCTCAGGTGGACGCCACCCGGTCAGCCCGTGGGGTAAGCCGGAAGGCCGTACCCGCAAGAACAAGGCAAGCGACAAGATGATCGTCCGTCGCCGCCGCACCGGCAAGAACAAGCGCTAG
- the rplX gene encoding 50S ribosomal protein L24: protein MKVHKGDTVLVIAGKDKGAKGKVIQAYPATSKVLVEGVNRIKKHTAVSANERGASSGGIVTQEAPIHVSNVAVVDSDGNPTRVGYRTDEESGKRVRVSRKNGKDI from the coding sequence ATGAAGGTGCACAAGGGTGACACAGTTCTGGTCATCGCCGGCAAGGACAAGGGCGCAAAGGGCAAGGTCATTCAGGCCTACCCCGCGACCAGCAAGGTCCTCGTCGAAGGCGTAAACCGCATCAAGAAGCACACCGCGGTTTCCGCGAACGAGCGCGGAGCATCCTCCGGCGGCATCGTTACGCAGGAAGCCCCGATCCACGTTTCCAACGTTGCAGTCGTCGACTCGGACGGAAACCCCACTCGCGTGGGCTACCGCACCGATGAAGAGTCCGGCAAGCGCGTTCGGGTTTCCCGGAAGAACGGGAAGGACATCTGA
- the rplF gene encoding 50S ribosomal protein L6 has protein sequence MSRIGKIPVNVPAGVDVTIAGQDVTVKGPKGTLALTIAEPIEIAKAEDGSLSVTRPDDERRSRALHGLSRTLVANIITGVTEGYTKKMEIHGVGYRVALKGKDLEFALGYSHPVPIEAPEGITFVVESPTRFSVSGIDKQKVGQISANIRRLRRPDPYKGKGVRYEGEQIRRKVGKTGK, from the coding sequence ATGTCGCGTATTGGAAAGATTCCGGTCAACGTCCCCGCGGGCGTCGACGTTACGATCGCCGGCCAGGACGTCACAGTCAAGGGGCCCAAGGGCACCCTGGCACTGACAATCGCCGAGCCCATCGAGATCGCCAAGGCTGAGGACGGCTCCCTGAGCGTCACTCGCCCCGACGACGAGCGTCGCAGCCGTGCGCTGCACGGCCTGTCGCGGACCCTTGTTGCGAACATCATCACCGGTGTTACCGAGGGTTACACCAAGAAGATGGAGATCCACGGTGTCGGTTACCGTGTGGCACTGAAGGGCAAGGACCTCGAGTTCGCGCTCGGCTACAGCCACCCGGTCCCGATCGAGGCTCCCGAAGGCATCACCTTCGTCGTCGAGTCGCCCACCCGGTTCTCGGTGTCCGGCATCGACAAGCAGAAGGTCGGGCAGATCTCGGCCAACATCCGTCGTCTCCGTCGTCCGGACCCGTACAAGGGTAAGGGCGTGCGTTACGAGGGTGAGCAGATCCGCCGCAAGGTCGGAAAGACGGGTAAGTGA
- the rplN gene encoding 50S ribosomal protein L14, with the protein MIQQESRVRVADNTGAKEILCIRVLGGSSRRYAGIGDVIVATVKDAIPGGNIKKGEVVKAVIVRTTKERRRPDGSYIKFDENAAVLIKADSDPRGTRIFGPVGRELREKKFMKIVSLAPEVL; encoded by the coding sequence GTGATTCAGCAGGAGTCGCGAGTTCGCGTCGCTGATAACACGGGTGCCAAGGAAATCCTTTGCATCCGCGTTCTCGGCGGTTCGTCACGTCGCTACGCCGGGATCGGCGACGTTATCGTCGCCACCGTCAAAGACGCCATCCCGGGCGGAAATATCAAGAAGGGTGAGGTCGTCAAGGCCGTCATCGTTCGCACCACGAAGGAGCGCCGTCGTCCGGACGGTTCCTACATCAAGTTCGACGAGAACGCAGCAGTGCTCATCAAGGCTGACAGCGATCCCCGTGGAACTCGTATCTTCGGACCCGTCGGCCGTGAGCTGCGCGAGAAGAAGTTCATGAAGATCGTTTCGCTCGCCCCGGAGGTGCTGTAA
- the rpsE gene encoding 30S ribosomal protein S5, producing MPGRQRRDGGSGPAGQNGPNSGDNANARGDNRGGGRDRRDGGRGGNAAEKSQFIERVVTINRVSKVVKGGRRFSFTALVIVGDGNGLVGVGYGKAKEVPAAIQKGVEEARKSFFRVPMIGNTITHPVQGEAAAGIVMLRPASPGTGVIAGGAVRAVLECAGIADILSKSLGSDNAINVVHATVAALKGLQRPEEVAARRGLTLEEVAPAGMLRARAQAAGSVK from the coding sequence ATGCCGGGACGTCAAAGGCGTGACGGCGGAAGCGGACCCGCCGGACAGAATGGCCCCAACAGCGGTGACAATGCCAACGCTCGTGGGGACAACCGCGGAGGCGGCCGTGACCGTCGCGACGGTGGACGTGGCGGAAACGCTGCGGAGAAGTCGCAGTTCATCGAGCGCGTTGTCACGATCAACCGCGTCTCCAAGGTCGTCAAGGGTGGTCGTCGCTTCAGCTTCACCGCACTCGTGATCGTCGGAGACGGCAACGGACTCGTCGGCGTCGGCTACGGAAAGGCCAAGGAAGTTCCCGCGGCCATCCAGAAGGGTGTCGAGGAGGCTCGCAAGAGCTTCTTCCGCGTCCCGATGATCGGCAACACCATTACTCACCCCGTTCAGGGTGAGGCTGCTGCCGGTATCGTCATGCTCCGCCCGGCAAGCCCCGGTACCGGCGTTATCGCCGGTGGCGCGGTGCGTGCCGTACTGGAGTGCGCTGGAATCGCGGACATCCTGTCCAAGTCGCTCGGTAGTGACAACGCCATCAACGTCGTTCACGCGACCGTTGCTGCGCTCAAGGGTCTGCAGCGTCCCGAGGAAGTTGCGGCTCGCCGTGGCTTGACCCTCGAAGAGGTTGCACCCGCCGGCATGCTGCGCGCTCGCGCACAGGCTGCTGGGAGTGTGAAGTAA
- the rpsQ gene encoding 30S ribosomal protein S17 produces the protein MSEEKAVSTEERASRKVRVGYVVSDKMEKTIVVELEDRVKHKLYGKIIRRTSKVKAHDENGVAGVGDRVQLMETRPLSATKHWRLVEVLEKAK, from the coding sequence ATGAGTGAGGAAAAAGCAGTGAGCACAGAAGAGCGCGCGAGCCGTAAGGTCCGTGTCGGATACGTAGTTTCCGACAAGATGGAAAAGACGATCGTGGTCGAGCTCGAGGACCGCGTCAAGCACAAGCTGTACGGCAAGATCATCCGCCGTACATCCAAGGTGAAGGCGCATGACGAGAACGGCGTTGCCGGCGTCGGCGACCGCGTTCAGCTGATGGAAACCCGTCCGCTGTCTGCGACGAAGCACTGGCGTCTGGTCGAGGTCCTCGAAAAGGCCAAGTAA
- the rplR gene encoding 50S ribosomal protein L18 — translation MSQTANQKAKRVPLGKDASTKRRLSKTRRHFRLRKKVSGTPERPRLVVNRSSRHIHVQLIDDLAGHTLASASTIEADVRVAEGDKKAASAKVGQLIAERAKAAGVEAVVFDHGGHGYHGRIAALADAAREGGLKF, via the coding sequence ATGAGCCAGACTGCAAACCAGAAAGCCAAGCGGGTTCCGCTGGGCAAGGATGCGTCCACCAAGCGTCGTCTCTCGAAGACGCGTCGTCACTTCCGTCTCCGCAAGAAGGTGTCCGGCACGCCCGAGCGTCCCCGTTTGGTCGTCAACCGGTCCTCGCGCCACATCCACGTTCAGCTCATCGACGACCTGGCAGGCCACACGTTGGCTTCCGCGTCGACGATCGAAGCCGACGTGCGAGTGGCCGAAGGCGACAAGAAGGCTGCGAGCGCGAAGGTCGGTCAGCTGATCGCCGAGCGCGCCAAGGCTGCCGGCGTCGAAGCAGTTGTCTTCGACCACGGCGGACACGGCTACCACGGTCGCATCGCGGCTTTGGCAGACGCGGCTCGCGAAGGCGGGTTGAAGTTCTGA
- the rplD gene encoding 50S ribosomal protein L4: MTSTETKLTLDVKVAGGKTNGTVDLPAAMFDAPANIALLHQVVVAQLAAARQGTHSTKSRGEVRGGGKKPYRQKGTGRARQGSTRAPQFVGGGVVHGPKPRDYSQRTPKKMIAAALRGALSDRARNERIHVITELVAGQTPSTKGAQAFLGEISDRKKLLLVVGRQDIAAWKSVQNLEGVHPIAPDQLNTYDVLNADDVVFSVEALNAFIHGPAETAQEDNKEEAK; the protein is encoded by the coding sequence ATGACCAGCACCGAGACCAAGTTGACCCTGGACGTCAAGGTTGCCGGCGGCAAGACCAACGGCACCGTTGATCTCCCCGCTGCGATGTTCGACGCGCCGGCCAACATCGCGCTTCTTCACCAGGTTGTTGTCGCGCAGCTTGCAGCTGCACGTCAGGGAACCCACTCCACCAAGTCCCGCGGTGAAGTCCGCGGTGGTGGCAAGAAGCCGTACCGCCAGAAGGGCACCGGCCGCGCACGCCAGGGCTCGACTCGCGCTCCTCAGTTCGTCGGCGGCGGTGTCGTTCACGGCCCGAAGCCGCGTGACTACAGCCAGCGCACCCCCAAGAAGATGATTGCCGCCGCTCTGCGCGGGGCTCTCTCTGACCGCGCACGCAACGAGCGCATCCACGTGATCACCGAACTGGTTGCAGGGCAGACGCCTTCGACCAAGGGCGCTCAGGCGTTCCTCGGCGAGATCTCGGATCGTAAGAAGCTGCTGCTCGTCGTGGGTCGCCAGGACATTGCAGCATGGAAGAGCGTGCAGAACCTGGAAGGCGTGCATCCCATTGCACCCGACCAGCTCAACACCTACGACGTGCTCAATGCGGATGACGTCGTGTTCAGCGTCGAGGCGCTCAACGCGTTCATCCACGGGCCCGCCGAGACCGCCCAGGAAGACAACAAGGAGGAGGCCAAGTGA
- the rplO gene encoding 50S ribosomal protein L15: MTIKLHHLRPAPGSKSNKIRVGRGEGGKRGKTAGRGTKGTKARNTVRVGFEGGQMPLHMRLPKLKGFKNPFRTEYQVVNVGDIALLFPEGGAITVEDLVAKGAVRKNQLVKVLGDGELTVAIQVTVNKFTGSAKEKIAAAGGTTTEL; the protein is encoded by the coding sequence ATGACCATCAAACTGCATCACCTGCGCCCCGCACCCGGATCCAAGTCCAACAAGATTCGTGTTGGTCGTGGTGAAGGTGGCAAGCGCGGTAAGACCGCAGGCCGCGGCACCAAGGGCACCAAGGCACGTAACACCGTGCGCGTGGGCTTCGAGGGTGGACAGATGCCGCTTCACATGCGTCTGCCCAAGCTCAAGGGCTTCAAGAACCCCTTCCGCACCGAGTACCAGGTCGTCAATGTCGGCGACATCGCCCTGCTGTTCCCCGAAGGTGGAGCAATCACGGTCGAGGATCTCGTTGCCAAGGGCGCAGTCCGCAAGAACCAGCTCGTCAAGGTTCTGGGCGACGGCGAACTGACAGTTGCCATTCAGGTGACCGTCAACAAGTTCACCGGCTCTGCCAAGGAAAAGATCGCTGCTGCCGGTGGTACCACCACCGAGCTGTAA
- the rplV gene encoding 50S ribosomal protein L22 has product MSNTETANPTAKAVARHVRATPMKARRVVDLVRGRSVEDALNILKFAPQAASEPVAKVIASAAANAQNNLGLDPSTLVVATAFVDEGATLKRFQPRAQGRAFRIRKRTSHITVIVESLPKSGTSTRNRRKGSAQ; this is encoded by the coding sequence ATGAGCAACACCGAAACCGCCAACCCGACTGCCAAGGCAGTAGCACGCCACGTGCGCGCTACGCCGATGAAGGCACGTCGCGTTGTGGACCTGGTCCGCGGGCGCTCGGTTGAAGACGCCCTGAACATCCTCAAGTTCGCGCCGCAGGCAGCGAGCGAGCCGGTCGCCAAGGTGATCGCCTCCGCAGCAGCCAACGCCCAGAACAACCTCGGTCTCGACCCGAGCACGCTTGTCGTTGCTACGGCGTTCGTGGACGAGGGCGCGACCCTCAAGCGGTTCCAGCCGCGTGCACAGGGACGTGCGTTCCGTATTCGCAAGCGCACCAGTCACATCACCGTGATCGTGGAGAGCCTGCCGAAGTCCGGAACATCGACCCGTAATCGCCGGAAGGGAAGTGCTCAGTAG